The stretch of DNA GATTTTCAGTGGTTTAATAAACTAACAGTACATTGTGGTCAACAAATTTAAATCAGAAAAAAACAGCCTTTATGTGTTTGAATGGTCAAAAACACATGAACATAAAACACAAATTAAATGGTTGGCGACTAGCCATCAGTTTAGTTGTGGGGCTGAGGATGTTTCAGGAAGACATGTCACAATCACAAGGCAGCAGAAACTGTCTTTGGTGCTTGATTACAGACATTTCCGGCTGCATCAGCCTCACCCCACACATTAAACAGAAGCACCTAAACACTGAATAATATTTCCTTCTAAGACAACCCTGTATCTGCGAGTGTAAGCAAAATAAGTATCCTGCTGGACATTCTTGTTATTGATTGagctttattttaccaggtaagttgatttcaaatattctcatttacaacaaccTACAATAGTGTTGCAgtagagaggttgaaaatgattGTGACCACGGTGGCAAGAATCTAGGTTGGGAGTTTTCCCCAACACATTGGGGTTAAGATCCCTACTATTACATCAAGTGCAATTTAGTCTTTGATGACCATTGAGGTGGTATGAATGAATATTTGTCCCCAAGACTTGATCTAATACTTGGCAATTTTTTCTATGATACTATGGAATCATTCCTCTATCAAGATTCGTAAATAAGTTGTCAAGTACATATACATGAATGTAAAAAGAATCTTAATGGAACGTAATAGAATGCTTTGTGTTGGTGAGTCAGGTTGGCCAGGTTTCCCTTCGGAGATCGATCTCTATAACTGAGAAACTGTTTGCTCAGGGGAAAGTATTTTTGGCAGAGCCTGTCATTTTCACATGAGAAATGTACACAATTATTTCACCAAGCAGAATTCATGAGTTAGGAAGCCAACTTGTCTTACTAAAACAATATTTTCTCATTCCCAAAATTAAGTCTTATAATTATTACCAACTCCTACTTACTTAATAAGCCTCAAGTTTAACTCGAGAAAAATCCTGTTGTTTCAAAAAGGTACCTTACTAACTCACTGGTTTTATAAATTCACCACCCTCAGTCTTCTGCTACAAGTTAAATGCTCTGCATGTGAATACCCCCAGAGCTTCCCCAGACCAACTACAAATAAGATATGTATATATGTACACAGTATTTACAGAGTTCCGGCAGATGCAGTTGTCTAGGAGGATGGGCCACCTGTGGAAGAGACAGCGTGGGCTCTAGTGATAAAGCCAAACAGCCAGGGGGTGTAGGGTTGAGAAGATGGGCTGAGTAGACCATTTTCATCTCTGGGGCTGCTATAGAAAGGAAAACAAATCACAGCTATTCATGGACTTATTAGCATCTGAGGATTAGTGTTGCCAGTCTCACTACACTTATGTAGACCAAGATTTTAAAGTCTAAACAAAAGGCATAGACCATTACTGTTCTACAATGTCTATAACATAGTTACTACTATCAAAAAAGGGTAAGATTGTGTAGGTTAGTTCTAGGCTCTGATTCAATGGCTAGGTTAACAGAATCTTCCTTAGagaaataaataattatgatCTCAGGGGTATGTTCCATTATTGCTAAAGAATAGGTTTGAAATCAAGACTTCCTTTATATCACAAATGAAAAACTAGAGTCAATGGATTGAGGCATTGTGTTACCAGTATCAGCGTACAGCATCCGACAGATTTTAGGGTGCTGGAGATGAGAGCCTTTTGATGTAAACTGGTAATTCAAATCTTAACTGCATGTAATCtgtctttaaaataaaaaacaatagcAAGGTCTAGCCATACATACATTATATGAATGTTAGATACGGCTCTCTAGGTCTCAGTTAGTGCCGCCATGAAAGCCTGCATGACTGGTTTAAAGGGACATTCCAAATATGTTCAACTTCATATTCCTACTCATGAATTGATTAAAATCACATGACGCATACCAATGATGTCATCAGAAACACTTACTGTTTTTTTACTAAAAAACAAAGATTAGCGTAATTTTCAAATATGTTGTGGTGCTGTAGATATATAAAATATCAAGTTGAAAAACAGTGACATTTCCCTTTAAGCCAAAAGGGGAAGTAACGTACTTTACTAAAGATGAACTGTAAATATTACCCCATGCATGCATGCAACCATATCATGGCAACAGTTACACTTACTCAAGGAAAATTTAAAAAAGGAGAAAGTGGTTGATTGAAAAAGAGGGAAGCGAAGAGATATTTGAGCGTAAATGCATGAATGTATTATTGGTAACCCGCTAAACCAAATCTGAATTGATACACACAAAAGCGGTTGGAAAATGATCACAATTGTATTAATATGAATAAAAAGCATAACCAAACTTACTTTATTCACACCTAAAAAAAAAAGGGGGGCGGGGGGACATTGTAAGACACAAAAACCTCTGATACTGTTCTCTGTATGTTCAGGTTCCTTAAACCACTGTAAAATGTAATCGCTTACAACATTACAGAATATAATCCTTTTGTCCCCTTGCTAAGCTATAGCTTCTTCATTTTCACATTTAAAATGATGAGAAACAGTCATCACcagccaggtttccatccaattggcgacagatttatgcaattattctaaaatctgcataaaaacaatacACATTCCACCAGAGCTGCATttatcaaattgacttgttgcggataaaaagCTGTGCGTGATGGAGTGCACATAAAGATGACTTCTactgttaaattcccatgtaacaaataaaaacatagaagttaaatgggtttccatcgcattttcaactctactggtgGTTTTGTAAAAAGAAAAGTTGCGTTTTACAGCGAATGTGCcgactctggtcttggcacgtgtgCTCTAACCAACACCTTGCAGATACAGAGCGGGTAGGCTACCTACATAATTATGGTTAAGACTGAGCTTTGTACTTGTCAAACGGGGCAGCCAAGCATTggccatgctggtaatttatgaacatttgaacaacttggacatgttctgttataatctccacccggcacagccagaagaggactggccacccctcatagcctggttcctctaggtttcttcctaggttttggcctttctatggagtttttcctagctaccgtgcttctacatctgcattgcttgctgtttgggggtttagactgggtttctgtacagcactttgagatatcagctgatgtaagaagggctatataaataaatttcaTTTGATCATcacgtcaccagaataagactctGTATTTAtctgaaaggagcatcaagctcatcaccgtgaaCTTTCAGCTCCCGGTGAAGtgcatcataacttatttcatctatAGCCTAATGAACTGCAAGCTTtccccgagtcgtagtgggaggaccacacaacatagcaTCGTGTGAATCCAAGATGGTTATTACAAaggcgtttccaccgccatttctcacaTCATTAATTTTACCAACACAAAAAGAGCCCACCTTGTCTAGTGTATTTTTGTTTTGTAGATATTTGGACATTTTACAGACaaatttgctgtttccatcagCCCTGATAtttttatccgacatgtactttactcacataaaaaTGTTGGATGGAAATCTGTTACAGACACACATTTATACAATAAATATTAATGCTTTTAGGTTATACAAAATTATCTTATAATTTCACACGATTATGCTTCTAGTAATCACAAAATGAATGTACTAGGTAAGTCAAGACTTGATAGCTGAGGTCATactgtgtgtgttatatataATTTAGTGTACAAATAAAATGCTATTCCCTTgctgggagagatggatggaaacCACTAAGGAACAGCCAGCACACCCCACCTACTGCCACACCCAGCCACCCAGTCGGTTAGCGCAAGTAGGCTGTATCTGTGCCAAAACGCAGGTATTTTTCATCCTTTTTTtgtcagcacttttatttccctgactgatcaaaactcgttCTCTCATGCTGCATCTTGTCTCTATGCAGCAGACATACACAGAGTATACCCAAAATTagtaacaccttcctaatattgagtttcgcACTCTCCCCCcgcctttgccctcagaacagcctcaattcgtcggggcatggactctacaaggtgttgaaagcgttccacagagatgctggcccatgttgactccaatgctttccacagttgtgtcaagttggctggaagtcctttgggtggtggaccattcttgatacacacgggaaactgttgagcatgaaaatacCCAACAGTTCTGCACCTGGCACCTAACACTATACCCCATTCAAaaaagcacttaaatattttgtcttgcccattcaccctctgaatggcacacatacacaattcataactcaattgtatcaaggcttaaaaatcattctttaccCATCTCCCCCccctcatctacactgattgaagtggatttaacaagtgacatcaaaaagggatcatagctttcacctggtcagtttatgtaatggaaagagcaggtgttcttaatgttctaTATACTCAGTGTATCATAAGCAATACGTTTGGAACATTAAATCGCAATAAATATCAGCACCTAAGAATCGTGATAATAtcatatcgtgaggtccctggcaattctcTGCCCTAGATGGCAACTCAACCCTGCCCATCCTACTGGCGTACTTTTCCAGGAATGTAGTTCCGGTCAATGGACTCATCCTGAAGGAACATGTGAAGACAGCGTTCATTCTGGGCCAGGGGATGACCTGCGAGTCTGGTGATAGTGGAGAAAGAAGTAGGTTTCAGGTAATTAGCAATCATAATTGCTTATTAGTGGAGTCAAAAGGCAGATGGCTGGGAGTTAATTTGACAATGCATTGAAATGGAGACAGccatacagagagagaaataccATTGGCAGAAACCTTACACACCTGTTGATAAACTGTTCCAAGCCTACCCTCCGCTCCTCAATGAAGGACTCCTCAAAGATACCCTCATCTCCTCGGAAGGGCAGCTGTCTCTTCAAAGCTTTGCCAGGGAGAGGGGGCACCACAATCTGTAGAAAGTGCACACCTTATCAGTAAATGAGTTATTTAGAAACAAATACAGGAATTGCAACAAAAGAAATTGGCATTATAATGGTGAGACATACAGGCAATTAGTTATGCAGTGAGAGCTtaccttactgtctctctccagctcattCTTCAGCCACTCAAAATCACTGTACCTTCTTCGCACAACAGAGTCCTTACGTTTGAAGATGGGAAGGTTTGTCTGCACGTGATAACAattatattaatcactacattAAAATGATAGAAATCTAGATTGGGGAGTGGCATTTCCAGTACAGCATATCCAGTGACATGGTCAGAATTCAGTACTTACACCCTTCATAAATGAATAATTTGATCAGCATCTTGTCTCAATCTGTGAACAACACTGTTCAATTATGAAACTGGCGTGGTGTATTTAGTGATAGTGGATGGTTCATAATACAACCCCATTTTAGAGAGTAGGGAAACCCAGAGGAGTGTCAATGAGATTTTTGCATTAATAAAAAAATTAATACATGTACATTAATACATacattattttacctttatttaactaggcaagtcagctaagaacaaattcttattttcaatgactgcccaggaacagtgagttaactgccttgttcaggggcagaacgacattttTACCctatcagctcagggattcgtgTAACCTtttagttactagtccaacactaaccactaggctacttgccgccccaTGCAGTGTGAGAGCCAGGTAATTAGTTGAGGTCTCTAGTAGTATGGGTATACACTGGCCCACTTATGTCTATCCCTAAGCCCATATAGTCTttaaccacaggtgtcaaactcattccatggagcgCCTAGTGCAGGATTTCCTAAACTCTGCGCATGTTTTTGCCCTGGCACTacccagctgattcaaataatcatgaCATGTTAATCAATTGAATCTGCTGTgcagtgttagggcaaaaaacaaaaagaTGCACAGATTTTAGGAAGTGCTGGcctagtgtctgtgggttttcactTCTCCCTTGTACTTAATGacttaaggtcactaattaggaaggaactcccctcacctggttgtctaggtcttaattgaagtGAAAAACcaacagacactaggccctccatggaatgagtttgacacccctactAGACAGACAAGTTGCCTCCCACAATGTACCAATGTTCAAGCATGCCCTAGGATTTGTGAGACTAGCTCAAGTTCAAACACATTTCTTTCTATACCATGAAGGTTTAACACCCCTCCATGGAATGAGAGGCTGTCTGTTCATCTCATAACAccactcatagcctggtttcttcctaggtgctggcctttcaagggagtttttcctagccaccgtgcttctacacctgcattgcttgctgtttgggggtttaggctgggtttctgtacagcactttgtgacctcagttgatgtaagaagggctttataaataaatgtgattgatagCCAACTAACTGGCCCAATGTTCTTTAATATCGAGCCTGGGGATTCCAAGGGTGTGCAGGGTTTTCTTCTGGGTTGGAGAAAACACATGCACATCCTACATAATTGAATAAACGAGCTAGCTATAGCCTAACATACTGACTAGCAAAGGCTACCTGCAGAAACACTACCTAACCTGACAACATTTCACGTGCTGGCTATGTAATGTTTGTGGTAGCCATATTAGTAACGACTGTATCAGGAATTTGGATGAAATTATTATTTAACATGACAAAGTGAAAGGCTAAGCATTTGAACAGCAAAATGTCGAGTCTCTCCAAAAACAAGTCCCAGCCCATGTTCCCACACCATATTAGCGTCACCTACACTAGGCCCCACCAAAATCACCGGCCTCGATTTCAATACTGGCGCTCCTCACCTGCATTCTCACTTCATAAGTGGTAAATCGGTTCCGGCCGACTCCAATAGTTTGTGGGTCATAAACGTCAATTTCAAGAAAATTGCTTGGGGGGCCATACGCATCTGTAAGATCCTGCGGTTTAGAGTTTAATCGGCGAGTGTCTGCAACCGTGGGATCCGACATTGCTGCTAATCTCGAGTCGATAAACTGGGATCGTCACTAGTTAACACaaccacaaagtcataattataGCTAAACCCCGCCCATTTCAAAATGGATCTTTTTATAATCTGATTTTCAAGCACACTGTTAAcattatgcctaaccttaaattaaggccAAAATGCTCACTTGTTTGTAGCCAATATAGACTGCTTCtttggaatctgactttgtgactgtgttATGTAGTGGAAAGCCAGAAATTGGGACGTTCTTCTATGGCCAAGTCATACACCCCGCCCATTTATACAATTGATCTTAAAATTTGATTTTAAACCTCACATTTTAGTCACTTATCAGACGCTCTTGTCAAGAGCGATTTGCGGGAGGAAttcgggttaagtgccttgctgaagAGTACATTGCCCGAATTTTCACCTAGTTTTGACTGTGGCTgtagaatctgactttgtggctttggaatctgactttgtggctataGAAGCTAGTGGAAAGGCAAACTGGTGGTGAAGGTTCTTGTTCCGCAGCCAATCGAAGCAGAGCAAACGCATTTACCGTGGTTTATTTTGACCAATTGCAGAGAATGAAACAATTGTGCCAAAATTAAATAAGTGTGAAACAATAATCATGCTGATAAAATGGGATCAAAATATTATCAATAAAGAGAACGAAAGTATATAATTTGAAAGACTTACAAATCTACAGAACGGCTTATACTATTGCAAAAAAAGTATACGTTTCCAGAATAAAGATTTAAAGTAAATCAGGCCAGATGTATATGTTTGCTGTAGATAGGTCTATCTTTACTGTATAGCCTTTAATTCTGTTTACATCACGCGCTGCATTCGCCAAAGGTTTATTCGGCCAACCACTCCCCAAAGTTCTACTGTAAAATACACTGGGAATTGTAGTTCTTGTGCACACTCAGATTATTGTTAAAATAAACACACCATGAGATTTAGGCTGATCTTCAAAATGTCGTTAAGTTAACAAATATTgtatttctatgattttctatgttggcactgatattctttaaaaaatgtatcatacTGAAATGAATCTTCTTCACAGATCGGTCTAGCCACACAAATAATTATTTTTTAATGTAACTGTACAACAATGGCAACTTTAAAGTAACCTGTCGACAACCTACTTTTTAAAGACCATGCACTGTACTATTGCTGAAAGTTTGCATGTCAAATGAAAGAGGGATGTTTGTGCTTCAACACTAGATTGGGGCTGAATCGATCTGTAGCCTAAACCTAGACGTCTGCGCTACTACTTGGTCAACTGAAATCTGATTTACGATAATTGACGGGTAACTTTCCAGTTTTGgcttaggtgtgtgtaggtggtgCGTACACTTTATGAAGTGTTGCATAATCATGCTTTTCAGCACCGAAGTACCTATTTTAGCTCGCCAGTCGTTCGTTGTTTATTCTTGTGCTTTGAATCGTCACATGACTGACTGCATTTCCCAGCAACCCACAACACGCAAGCGCAGTACACGTTGTCTGGCAGTGGTAAACAGACGTCAGAAGGGAGTCTTCGCCTCgagtcaaaacaaaacaaaacaatatataCGATGACTGAATATTTTGACATCCATAATAGACACAAGTTTAGCAAAACTATCTACTGAAAGGGGCAAATTCCAAAGGAAGGTACTGAAGGCATTTTTCCGACTTTTGAAAGGATTTTAAACTCCGAAATAACtggagttagccagctagctaggtgGCTATTACGCTATTTCCACAACTACGTTTGGTGTGTTGAGAGTGCAGCCGATGTGTAAGAGAGTAAACTTCAAGAAATCGTGGATTCCGAACCGTGCTTTACCGTGTCCAGGGGACGAGGACTGACTCAAGTTAGGCACATTCTGAAGGTTTGTGCCCGCGTGAGCATCGTGTGCTGCCGCTCCTCGGCGTAGAGAAACATGGCAGATGGCGACACGCGCTTGCCCACAATGTGGAGGAGAGTGCAAACCTGAATCAGAAAACCACGGACTTTCTGATCGATTGTTTTCCTCAAATTTTTGTTACAGACCATCATGATCAAACTGTTCAGTAAGGTTTTGCTCTCAACATTTATTTT from Salvelinus fontinalis isolate EN_2023a chromosome 29, ASM2944872v1, whole genome shotgun sequence encodes:
- the LOC129827728 gene encoding sorting nexin-12-like isoform X1, encoding MSDPTVADTRRLNSKPQDLTDAYGPPSNFLEIDVYDPQTIGVGRNRFTTYEVRMQTNLPIFKRKDSVVRRRYSDFEWLKNELERDSKIVVPPLPGKALKRQLPFRGDEGIFEESFIEERRVGLEQFINRLAGHPLAQNERCLHMFLQDESIDRNYIPGKQPQR
- the LOC129827728 gene encoding sorting nexin-12-like isoform X2, which translates into the protein MSDPTVADTRRLNSKPQDLTDAYGPPSNFLEIDVYDPQTIGVGRNRFTTYEVRMQTNLPIFKRKDSVVRRRYSDFEWLKNELERDSKIVVPPLPGKALKRQLPFRGDEGIFEESFIEERRVGLEQFINRLAGHPLAQNERCLHMFLQDESIDRNYIPGKV